Below is a window of Cytobacillus firmus DNA.
ATACAAAGTCGAAGGATCCTATTCCGCCTGGTATCATACTCGCAATACCTGCACAAGCAGAGATGATGACAATCGGAAACAAAACAAAAAATGGAATCGATACTTCCAGTGCTCTGGCAATTCCCCAGATACATATGATAATAAATAGCCACTCCAGTAATGAAACCGTCAGCAGTTCCCCTGCAAACCCCTTTTTGATGTGCTTCGTATTCCAAAATGACGACTTAAAAAAGTAAACGCCCAGCAGCAACGGTGTGTATGCGGCGACAGCCCAGACTGCGATTTTTATAAGCTTTACATCATCATACAAATGTAAATCGGTAAATAGGACGACCCATGACAATATAGACAAGCCTGTAAGGTAAAAAAGTGACAGCTTGGCAATTATTTTAATATACGGTGTACTGCCTGTCAGGTAATCTTTATAAAAATAGGACCTGAGTGTAGCCCCTGCCACACCTCCCAGTCCAATAAAGTTCGAGAATGCGTTAGCAGATAAAGAATAAAATAAAAGCTTTTTTTTAGGAACCCTAATTCTGAAAAGCCTTTGCAATATTTCATCATAAAAATACATTGGAAAAAGGGCAGCCAGTCCCAATAAAAGGATAAAAAATATTCGGCGGACAGTTAGCCGGTCAACATAAAGCTCAAGGAGAGCCCAATTAAAATCAGTGAATATCCCTTTTGCTTCAAGCATGACAAACAGCAAAATGAATAAGGGTACAAGGAGTTTGGCAAGCGTAATAATTGTTTTTTGTTTGAACAAGGACAAAATACCCCACCATTCATTTAGAGAACTAGAGATAATTTAATCTCCCTGATAGAGTGTATCACAAAAGCTTAATATATATATACTTTTTCCTATTATATTCCTATTTAGTGACAATAGAATGGACAAGAAATAAGTTTTTGCAAATGGTTCAATATCTGCAATTGTTATCAATACAGCATTCAATTATACTTAAATATGTGAATAGAGGTGAACTGACATCTTTGAACTATTAATTGAATCGTCTTTTATTTCATCAGAATATACTCTTTATTTAACATATATCATTGGATTAGCTGCTAAGCTGTTAATCATTTGGAAAATAAAGCCTGCTTTTTATAGTCCCGGAAATATCGGGAATAATCAAAATGAATATGAAAACCTTCCAGAGTTTTGCATGGATCGGACCTTTATTTGCGATTCGATTCAGTCGTGGATGGCAAAACTGATCCTGAAAAAAGGCGATCAAAGCGATGAGCCGGAAGGCCTCTCCCCTATTTTATAAAAAAATATAGCGGGAGGTTTGACCTGAATGAGAAAAATAAAACTGTTGCTGGCCATTACTATGATCACCGTATTACCAATATTCTTATCTGCCTGTCAGGCTCAAGGAGGACAAGGAACAAGCTTTTTCCATCAATATTTTGTCAATCCATTTGCATTGGCCATACATGGAACGGCTGTTTTCTTTCATGGCAACTTCGGACTGGCCATAATCTTCATTACTATCGTGATCAGGCTGATAT
It encodes the following:
- a CDS encoding lysylphosphatidylglycerol synthase domain-containing protein, with amino-acid sequence MFKQKTIITLAKLLVPLFILLFVMLEAKGIFTDFNWALLELYVDRLTVRRIFFILLLGLAALFPMYFYDEILQRLFRIRVPKKKLLFYSLSANAFSNFIGLGGVAGATLRSYFYKDYLTGSTPYIKIIAKLSLFYLTGLSILSWVVLFTDLHLYDDVKLIKIAVWAVAAYTPLLLGVYFFKSSFWNTKHIKKGFAGELLTVSLLEWLFIIICIWGIARALEVSIPFFVLFPIVIISACAGIASMIPGGIGSFDFVFLIGLESQGVPSELGLLILMFYRLSYYIVPVFIGTPFIMNQFWNNGMPKNSFKM